The sequence ACGATTATCTAAATTATCCGCTCGGCTACGTCTCTTTTCCTGTTCGCTCCCGTCAATCCGCCTGCGGTTGAGCGCCCTTTTCATTCGCCATGTCACGATGAAGCCGCAGTTCATGCTCTATAAATGTTGATACAATGCCGCGATAGATTTGCTCGATGACATTTGGATCGCCGCCATGCTCCGCAGCTGTTGTCCGCACCTTTTCAATTAACTGCTCCACACGCTGCGGAGCTTTGACGGCGTCGGCGTCCTTTTTGAACGCGGCCGCTTCATTTACGTACAGATGTCTTTCGCACAGCAGCGCCACAATCTGCCGATCCAGCCTGTCGATATTGGCCCTTACCTCTTCGATGCTTCCGCAAGATTTCATCGGTCTCTTCCTTTCTCACGCTTCGCTCTGTCCTGAACCCATTTTCTTTTCTTTCTCAGTGAACCCCATTCCGCAAAAAAACTCCCCCAAGCCTTGAACAAACCCGGCTCCTTCAGCAGCATATATCCGTGAGCGGCGATTTCGTAAGGGAGAGACAATAGAACCGTTCGGAGCATGGTCCGGACCGGCTCATTTTTAAAAATCATCTTATACCGGTTAATGTAAGAGATTCTCCGGATAAACAGGGGCTTCCCGCTGCGGCCCAATGCTTTCCAGCCCCGTTCATGGTACCCTATCGCATCCGCGTCGTAATACGCTTTCCAGCCCAGCAGCCGCGCCCGCCACGCCACATCAACATCTTCCTTATAGGCAAAAAAATCCGCGTCAAAAAACTCCCCGTTCACGCTGATCTCCTCAATCATCCGCCGTGAATACATCGCCGCCGCGCCCGATACGCCGAACACCTCGCCCGACTCCAGCCAATTCTCCGCCGGCTCCCCTGCTCCCCGGTCAAAAGCCCTGCGCGCCTTATTCATCCGCAGCCCCGTACTGTCCACCGTCCCCGGGTCCACCTTGAATAGCAGCTTTCCGGTGGCACTGCCGATTCCGGGATCGGCTTCCATCCGCGCAACCAGCCTGGACACATAATCCGGCGCCAGCGTAACATCGGGATTCAGCACCAGCACGTAATCGGCATCGCTCACGGCAATCGCCTGATTGTGGGCGGGGGTGAAGCCGGTATTGGATTTATTTTGCAGGAGGTAGAGAGGGAATAATGGGTGTTCAGTTCGGGTAGCTGGAGTTTCCGTATGAGTATGAGTAACGCCCGACGCCGGCTTTTCGGTTAATCCGAATTCAATAGCAACTTTGTACCTCGATTGAATCCGCTCCACCGTATGGTCACTTGAAGCGTTATCCACTATGATGATTTTTTCTATCGGATAATCCTGCCGGAACCCGGCTTCCAGACAATCGATAATATCCTCTTCGCTGTTGTAGGTTACGATATGTATACTTACGGTTTTGTTGGTCATAAGGCCATTATAATGGAAAACCGATGATCCTTAAACAGGAAGAAACGGCTGTCGGCGTCTTAGTTAAGACACTGATACGTCCTTTCGTCGATGTATAAGTCCGCAGCTTACGTAGTCTAATATTCTAACAAAAAAACTCCCGGCCCGACTTGCAGACCGAGAGTTCTAGGCTTCCTTATACTAATCCCGCAGTTCAGTCAAGAATGCCTTAAGACCTTCCCGCCAAGGCCGCAAATCCTGCAGACCGTTCGTCCGGATCGACAAATGCTCCATCACCGAATTGCGCGGACGCGGAGCCGGGCGTGGAAACTGTTCCGTCGTACATGGCTCCAGCTTAGCGGTAAACTTAAGCCCCAGAATTTCCTCCGCCTCAGCAAAAATCGCCTGGGTGAACTCATACCACGTACAAACCTCAGTATTGGAGACATGGTAAATACCATACTTTTCCGTCCCGATCAATTCCAGCAGAAAATTCGCCAAATCCACCGTATACGTTGGTGATCCTTTTTGGTCATCCACGACCTGCAGCACCGGTTTTTCCTGGCCAAATTTCAGCATCGTTTTGACAAAATTATTCCCGTACTTTCCATACACCCACGAGGTGCGGACGATAAAATACTTGGACGACAAGGTCTGCACCAGAATTTCCCCGGCTCGTTTGGACTTGCCGTAGATACTCTTAGGGTCGGTGTTGTCGTATTCATGATACGGCTGGCTTCCTTGTCCGTCGAACACA is a genomic window of Paenibacillus durus ATCC 35681 containing:
- a CDS encoding chorismate mutase; amino-acid sequence: MKSCGSIEEVRANIDRLDRQIVALLCERHLYVNEAAAFKKDADAVKAPQRVEQLIEKVRTTAAEHGGDPNVIEQIYRGIVSTFIEHELRLHRDMANEKGAQPQAD
- the rfbD gene encoding dTDP-4-dehydrorhamnose reductase encodes the protein MAAKVLVTGAAGQLGRDVVLLLESRGYEVLACDRQEMDITDLDQCGKVIGEFGPEAVIHCAAHTDVDAAETDVDAAYLINAVGTRNVALASEKAGAKLVYISTDYVFDGQGSQPYHEYDNTDPKSIYGKSKRAGEILVQTLSSKYFIVRTSWVYGKYGNNFVKTMLKFGQEKPVLQVVDDQKGSPTYTVDLANFLLELIGTEKYGIYHVSNTEVCTWYEFTQAIFAEAEEILGLKFTAKLEPCTTEQFPRPAPRPRNSVMEHLSIRTNGLQDLRPWREGLKAFLTELRD
- a CDS encoding glycosyltransferase family 2 protein; this encodes MTNKTVSIHIVTYNSEEDIIDCLEAGFRQDYPIEKIIIVDNASSDHTVERIQSRYKVAIEFGLTEKPASGVTHTHTETPATRTEHPLFPLYLLQNKSNTGFTPAHNQAIAVSDADYVLVLNPDVTLAPDYVSRLVARMEADPGIGSATGKLLFKVDPGTVDSTGLRMNKARRAFDRGAGEPAENWLESGEVFGVSGAAAMYSRRMIEEISVNGEFFDADFFAYKEDVDVAWRARLLGWKAYYDADAIGYHERGWKALGRSGKPLFIRRISYINRYKMIFKNEPVRTMLRTVLLSLPYEIAAHGYMLLKEPGLFKAWGSFFAEWGSLRKKRKWVQDRAKREKGRDR